Proteins encoded in a region of the Cupriavidus pauculus genome:
- a CDS encoding NAD(P)/FAD-dependent oxidoreductase, with protein sequence MQRRSFLGALSGAAVMSTGLGMLTPRQARAAAPAKVVVVGGGYGGATAARYLRAWSGNAIEVTLVEPDAAFVSCPLSNLVVTGQRTMADITRSYDTLASRFGVRIVRDTVTAIDPSRRTVRLAGGDTLPYDRLVLSPGVEMQTGAIAGLSRPGGDQILHAWKAGPQTEALARQLAAMRDGGTFAITVPLAPYRCPPGPYERASLVADYLKRNKPRSKVLILDANPDITSKGALFRQVWQTRYAGMIEYRPQYETVDVDPATRTLKFDVQDDERADVINLLPPQRAGAIAVATGLATANGRWCEVDFLTMASRAAPDIHVIGDAIQIAPLMPKSGHMANQHGKVAAGAIVALLAGQAPNPAPLYNNTCYSFTSASEAVHIASVHRYDPAQKTMVTVPGSGGLSPAPSDLEGRYAQAWAQGIWTDMLG encoded by the coding sequence ATGCAACGACGTTCGTTCCTCGGCGCGCTCTCCGGCGCCGCTGTCATGAGTACGGGTCTCGGCATGCTGACCCCGCGCCAGGCCCGCGCGGCCGCCCCCGCGAAGGTGGTGGTGGTCGGCGGCGGCTATGGCGGCGCCACGGCCGCGCGCTATCTGCGCGCCTGGAGCGGCAACGCGATCGAGGTCACGCTCGTGGAGCCGGACGCGGCGTTCGTATCGTGCCCGCTGTCCAATCTGGTCGTGACCGGCCAGCGCACCATGGCCGACATCACGCGCTCGTACGACACGCTCGCGAGCCGCTTCGGCGTGCGCATCGTGCGCGACACCGTCACCGCCATCGATCCGTCGCGCCGTACCGTGCGGCTGGCCGGCGGCGATACGCTGCCCTATGACCGGCTGGTGTTGTCGCCGGGCGTGGAGATGCAGACCGGCGCCATCGCGGGCCTGAGCCGTCCCGGCGGCGACCAGATCCTGCATGCGTGGAAGGCCGGCCCGCAGACCGAGGCACTCGCCAGGCAACTGGCGGCCATGCGCGACGGCGGCACGTTCGCGATCACGGTGCCGCTGGCGCCGTACCGCTGCCCGCCCGGGCCATACGAGCGCGCAAGCCTCGTAGCCGACTATCTCAAGCGCAACAAGCCGCGCAGCAAGGTGCTGATCCTCGACGCGAATCCGGACATCACGTCCAAGGGCGCGCTGTTCCGGCAGGTCTGGCAGACGCGCTATGCCGGCATGATCGAGTACCGGCCGCAGTACGAGACCGTCGATGTCGATCCGGCCACGCGCACGCTCAAGTTCGACGTACAGGACGACGAGCGCGCCGACGTGATCAACCTCCTGCCGCCGCAGCGCGCGGGGGCGATCGCGGTCGCCACGGGGCTGGCCACGGCCAATGGCCGCTGGTGCGAGGTGGACTTCCTGACGATGGCGTCGCGCGCGGCGCCCGATATCCACGTGATCGGCGACGCCATCCAGATCGCGCCGCTGATGCCGAAGTCGGGCCATATGGCCAACCAGCACGGCAAGGTGGCCGCGGGCGCCATCGTCGCACTGCTGGCGGGGCAGGCGCCCAATCCCGCGCCGCTCTACAACAACACCTGCTACAGCTTCACGTCGGCCAGCGAGGCCGTCCACATCGCAAGCGTGCACCGCTACGACCCCGCGCAGAAGACCATGGTGACGGTGCCCGGCTCGGGCGGTCTGTCGCCGGCGCCGAGCGATCTCGAAGGCCGCTATGCGCAGGCCTGGGCGCAGGGCATCTGGACGGACATGCTGGGCTAA
- a CDS encoding EamA family transporter, protein MLAKDRLLALGIIVVWGLNFVVIRMGLNGMPPMLLGALRFLLVAFPAVLFVPRPRVPWPKLVAYGAFISLGQFAFLFYAMTVGMPAGVASLVMQSQVFFTVAFAALYLREPVRWHHLAGMIVAAAGLALIGTGMSGQTGGGAQGMTLAGFVLTLCGAACWATGNIVSKTIGPVDLLGLVVWGALVPVVPFLLLSLALEGPARVADSLTHLSGMAVFAVCYLAFAATLFCYTIWGRLLNRYPASKVAPLTLLVPPVGLISAHLLLGEDLAAAQWIGAMVVMAGLLLSVFGGRLVPARRLDRPS, encoded by the coding sequence ATGCTGGCCAAAGACCGCCTTCTCGCCCTCGGCATCATCGTCGTCTGGGGCCTCAACTTCGTCGTCATCCGGATGGGCCTCAACGGCATGCCGCCCATGCTGCTGGGCGCGCTGCGATTCCTGCTCGTCGCGTTTCCCGCCGTGCTGTTCGTGCCGCGCCCGCGCGTGCCCTGGCCGAAGCTCGTGGCCTACGGCGCGTTCATCAGCCTGGGCCAGTTCGCGTTCCTGTTCTATGCGATGACGGTGGGCATGCCCGCGGGCGTGGCCTCCCTGGTGATGCAATCGCAGGTGTTTTTCACGGTCGCCTTCGCGGCCCTGTATCTGCGCGAACCCGTGCGCTGGCACCATCTGGCGGGCATGATCGTCGCGGCCGCGGGCCTCGCGCTCATCGGCACCGGCATGTCCGGACAGACGGGCGGCGGCGCGCAGGGCATGACGCTCGCCGGCTTCGTGCTCACGCTGTGTGGCGCGGCCTGCTGGGCCACGGGCAATATCGTCAGCAAGACCATCGGCCCCGTCGATCTGCTCGGACTGGTCGTATGGGGCGCGCTGGTGCCCGTCGTGCCGTTCCTGCTGCTGTCCCTGGCGCTGGAGGGGCCCGCGCGCGTCGCCGACAGCCTGACGCACCTGTCGGGCATGGCCGTCTTCGCGGTCTGCTATCTGGCGTTCGCCGCGACGCTCTTCTGCTACACGATCTGGGGCCGCCTGCTGAACCGTTACCCGGCCAGCAAGGTCGCGCCGCTCACGCTGCTGGTGCCGCCGGTCGGACTGATTTCCGCCCACCTGCTGCTCGGCGAGGACCTCGCGGCCGCGCAGTGGATCGGCGCGATGGTGGTCATGGCCGGGCTGCTGCTCAGCGTGTTCGGCGGCCGGCTGGTGCCGGCGCGCAGGCTGGATCGACCCTCGTGA
- a CDS encoding c-type cytochrome, with protein MKQFVIATLMLAAAASAHAVDAAKAQDIASKNACMGCHQVDKKLVGPSFKDVAAKYKGDKGALAKLTAKVKNGGAGVWGPVPMPANAGVSDADIKTVVEWVLAGAPAK; from the coding sequence ATGAAGCAGTTCGTAATCGCAACGCTGATGCTGGCGGCTGCCGCGTCGGCGCACGCCGTCGATGCCGCCAAGGCACAGGACATCGCCAGCAAGAACGCCTGTATGGGTTGCCATCAGGTCGACAAGAAGCTGGTGGGTCCGTCGTTCAAGGACGTCGCCGCCAAGTACAAGGGTGACAAGGGCGCGCTGGCCAAGCTGACCGCGAAGGTCAAGAACGGCGGCGCGGGCGTCTGGGGTCCGGTGCCGATGCCCGCGAACGCGGGTGTCAGCGATGCCGACATCAAGACCGTGGTCGAGTGGGTCCTCGCGGGCGCGCCGGCCAAGTAA
- the soxY gene encoding thiosulfate oxidation carrier protein SoxY yields MNQKRRDVLRVTAVLSLMAATGLISEAQAAEWNKNAFDGKSVADVIKALGGNGTEKSGSITFTAPDIAENGAVVPVAVTSSIPDTEQIAILVEKNPYTLAADFKIPAGTEPFVSTRVKMGQTSVVYAAVKAGGKWYVAQKEIKVTLGGCGG; encoded by the coding sequence ATGAATCAGAAACGACGAGACGTCCTGCGGGTCACCGCCGTGCTGTCGCTGATGGCCGCCACCGGCCTGATCAGCGAAGCGCAGGCCGCGGAGTGGAACAAGAACGCTTTTGACGGCAAGAGCGTGGCCGACGTGATCAAGGCGCTCGGCGGCAACGGTACCGAGAAATCCGGTTCGATCACCTTCACCGCACCCGATATCGCCGAGAACGGTGCCGTGGTGCCCGTGGCGGTAACGAGCAGCATTCCCGATACCGAACAGATCGCGATCCTGGTGGAAAAGAACCCCTACACGCTGGCGGCGGACTTCAAGATCCCGGCCGGCACCGAGCCGTTCGTCTCCACGCGCGTGAAGATGGGCCAGACCTCGGTCGTGTACGCCGCAGTCAAGGCGGGGGGCAAGTGGTACGTGGCCCAGAAGGAAATCAAGGTCACGCTCGGCGGCTGCGGCGGCTGA
- the soxZ gene encoding thiosulfate oxidation carrier complex protein SoxZ yields MADPMRVRATENGGVVDVKILMKHDMETGQRKDASGKTVPAWHIQTVVAQCNGKEVFNAQFGTAVSKDPFLNFKFKGGNKGDKVTVTWVDNRGDKRTDEATIA; encoded by the coding sequence ATGGCAGATCCGATGCGCGTCCGCGCCACCGAGAACGGTGGCGTCGTGGACGTCAAGATTCTGATGAAGCACGACATGGAAACCGGCCAGCGCAAGGATGCGAGCGGCAAGACCGTTCCGGCCTGGCATATCCAGACCGTCGTCGCGCAATGCAATGGCAAGGAAGTCTTCAACGCGCAGTTCGGCACGGCGGTGTCCAAGGACCCGTTCCTGAACTTCAAGTTCAAGGGCGGCAACAAGGGCGACAAGGTCACGGTGACCTGGGTCGACAACCGCGGCGACAAGCGCACCGACGAAGCGACCATCGCCTGA
- a CDS encoding DsrE family protein — MRRAFFKATAALAAVGLSAKAMAQASPAAQGKGGNKVKVVYQMSEGLDQAVRMMSNLRNHLNGAPGTKIVVVAFGYGIDFLLEGAKDARGNAFDAPVAALAADGVEFRACGNTLAARRISPSSLLLEAKVVPAGVVEVANLQFNEGYAYIKP; from the coding sequence ATGCGGCGAGCATTCTTCAAGGCCACGGCGGCACTCGCCGCGGTGGGTCTGTCCGCGAAGGCCATGGCGCAGGCCAGTCCGGCCGCGCAGGGCAAGGGCGGCAACAAGGTCAAGGTCGTCTACCAGATGTCGGAAGGGCTCGATCAGGCCGTCCGCATGATGAGCAACCTGCGTAACCATCTGAACGGCGCGCCGGGCACGAAGATCGTGGTGGTGGCCTTCGGTTACGGCATCGACTTCCTGCTGGAAGGCGCCAAGGATGCGCGCGGCAATGCGTTCGACGCGCCGGTGGCCGCGCTGGCCGCTGATGGCGTGGAATTCCGCGCCTGCGGCAACACGCTGGCCGCGCGCCGCATTTCGCCGTCGAGCCTGCTGCTCGAGGCCAAGGTCGTCCCCGCGGGCGTGGTGGAAGTTGCCAACCTGCAGTTCAACGAAGGGTACGCGTACATCAAGCCGTAA